One Qipengyuania gaetbuli genomic region harbors:
- the msrB gene encoding peptide-methionine (R)-S-oxide reductase MsrB, whose amino-acid sequence MDTRNDFPLSRRSLLAGLAIGASLPILAACGASPAQAKNFPVSLTEAQWRGKLSKGEFYVLRQAGTERPYSSPLNDEKRSGTFVCAGCGNALYSSKTKFESGTGWPSFYAAIDRGAVGTSTDYKLGYPRTEVHCADCGGHLGHIFNDGPRPTGKRHCINGIAMDFRPA is encoded by the coding sequence ATGGACACCCGGAACGATTTCCCGCTCTCGCGCCGCAGCCTGCTTGCCGGGCTCGCCATTGGCGCGTCGCTGCCGATCCTTGCCGCCTGCGGTGCCTCGCCCGCGCAGGCCAAGAACTTTCCCGTTTCGCTTACCGAGGCGCAGTGGCGCGGCAAGCTGTCCAAGGGCGAGTTCTACGTGCTCCGCCAAGCAGGCACAGAACGCCCCTATTCCTCGCCGCTCAATGACGAGAAGCGCAGCGGGACCTTCGTGTGCGCCGGCTGCGGCAATGCGCTCTACAGTTCGAAGACCAAGTTCGAATCCGGCACCGGCTGGCCGAGTTTCTACGCCGCAATCGACCGCGGCGCAGTGGGAACCAGTACCGACTACAAGCTCGGCTATCCGCGCACGGAAGTGCACTGTGCCGATTGCGGCGGGCACCTGGGGCACATTTTCAACGACGGCCCCCGCCCCACCGGCAAGCGCCATTGCATCAACGGGATTGCAATGGATTTCCGTCCGGCCTGA